In Mastigocladopsis repens PCC 10914, a single window of DNA contains:
- a CDS encoding PstS family phosphate ABC transporter substrate-binding protein, translated as MCRFYFFTSKISNGFYKGKITNWKQVRGPDLPITPLAFNPKFGAALNILLGPEIGKLSSKVQFMRDYTDGVRKVSSIPGAIGIGSTGAILNQQSIRPLAVAAANTKNYVPPFTEGGKRVNAVALRDGTYPLTRRLFVVIRQDGSIDEDAGVAYANLLLSKEGQQFIEKAGFVPIRN; from the coding sequence CTTCTTCACCTCAAAGATCTCAAATGGGTTCTATAAGGGCAAAATCACCAACTGGAAACAGGTGCGAGGACCGGACTTGCCCATCACACCTCTTGCTTTCAACCCCAAGTTTGGTGCCGCACTCAACATCCTTCTCGGTCCAGAAATTGGCAAACTCAGTTCCAAGGTACAATTCATGCGCGATTACACCGATGGTGTTCGTAAAGTCTCCTCAATTCCAGGTGCGATTGGCATCGGCTCTACTGGAGCTATTCTTAATCAGCAGTCAATCCGCCCTCTAGCTGTGGCTGCTGCCAACACTAAAAACTATGTGCCACCCTTCACAGAGGGTGGCAAGCGGGTTAACGCTGTAGCATTACGAGATGGCACATACCCCCTGACTAGGCGTCTGTTTGTGGTGATTCGCCAAGACGGCTCTATTGACGAGGATGCTGGAGTGGCATATGCCAATCTGTTGCTGTCTAAAGAAGGGCAGCAGTTCATTGAAAAGGCTGGTTTTGTCCCCATCCGTAATTAA
- a CDS encoding ion channel has product MKKTRRKAPKPRIINRDGGFNVVRIGASNYRWRDPYHLLLTLCWYKTLAVISFGYILANALFALGYLAGGDGIENARPGNFLDAFFFSVQTMASIGYGAMYPKTAYANILVTIESLLGLIGLAMATGLMFARFSIPKARVMFSRVAVITPYNDVPTLMFRVANERQNWILEAQVRVSLARSEITKEGDVMRRFYDMSLLRSQSPLFALTWAVMHPIDESSPLYGTTPEAMLEDDMEVVVTLTGLDEIVNQTIHARHSYITEEICWNMRFVDIVSKTRDGRRSIDYSRFHDVMPLQN; this is encoded by the coding sequence ATGAAAAAAACTCGTCGCAAAGCCCCAAAACCTCGGATAATTAATCGAGATGGAGGTTTCAACGTCGTACGTATAGGTGCATCCAACTACCGTTGGCGTGACCCGTATCATTTGCTACTCACTCTTTGCTGGTATAAAACTCTAGCAGTTATCAGTTTTGGGTATATACTTGCCAACGCCCTGTTTGCCTTGGGATATCTTGCAGGAGGGGATGGTATTGAAAATGCGCGTCCGGGTAATTTTCTTGACGCCTTTTTTTTCAGTGTCCAGACTATGGCATCTATTGGATATGGGGCGATGTATCCCAAAACAGCCTATGCCAATATCTTAGTTACCATTGAATCGCTGTTAGGGCTTATAGGATTGGCAATGGCAACTGGGCTAATGTTTGCCCGGTTTTCTATTCCCAAAGCGCGAGTTATGTTTAGCCGTGTAGCGGTCATTACTCCTTATAACGATGTGCCAACTCTCATGTTTCGGGTCGCCAATGAACGCCAAAACTGGATTTTAGAAGCACAAGTCCGGGTCAGCTTGGCACGCAGCGAAATTACTAAAGAAGGTGATGTGATGCGTCGATTTTATGATATGTCACTACTTCGCAGTCAGTCACCACTTTTTGCCCTGACCTGGGCAGTGATGCACCCAATTGACGAAAGTAGTCCTTTGTATGGAACCACACCAGAGGCGATGCTTGAAGATGATATGGAAGTCGTGGTCACTCTGACTGGGCTTGATGAAATAGTAAACCAGACTATCCATGCCCGTCACTCGTACATCACTGAGGAAATTTGTTGGAATATGCGATTTGTGGATATTGTATCGAAGACGCGGGATGGCAGGCGCAGTATTGACTACTCCCGATTTCATGATGTCATGCCACTACAAAATTAA
- a CDS encoding B12-binding domain-containing radical SAM protein translates to MLSFATPEQTSTSIPLNQLKIVLVGEVLKYRSFNGANKALPVLASSLYNAGFTKVVQLDLERPDLSMKDVLHEVTDAHLVIFAGCMTPQWQEIDEHTKQVFDYLQSLGRKNVPILVGGYATKGVEDIAQITPWITAFCDGEGEKSIVEIAHAVARGTFYKDMPHLPGLCFVDKERKFCHSTPSAGKIWFHRSIAPRVSNFDEIDQNLGLVHVPQIHNMDIFKSQDGKQLKTAQLFTQRGCPWGCGFCNKSTESNHVVRLSEESFRRQLRQLKQRGYEAVYLDVDTFTVHEKAARREAEILKQEGFVWGSNTRIDKIDYEQMCYLVEHNCVYMFFGVEHTLPEVSLAIHKFNGSLQSQIKQAQDYPAKVKKVFTDMGKAGLPSSYFIILGLPKAKLDKDKTEVVGYEPTTFEDDMSAIRFGLQECNPDFLNFNMLRFMPGSIAADMPDHPSYSCVRPSGKKPITAGYFLPRAAKHYGYHIPQNHGVYRLCESVGRNQPTTVAMNAQRVYETIRCTMELINAKIDAGGKPTKLFLDRDLLAFGLVETDEKGRYKIASLEDFVGI, encoded by the coding sequence GTGTTATCTTTTGCAACCCCCGAACAAACATCAACATCCATCCCTCTCAACCAGTTAAAAATAGTCCTTGTGGGTGAAGTCCTCAAATACAGAAGCTTTAATGGCGCTAACAAAGCTTTACCCGTTCTCGCTTCTAGTTTGTACAACGCTGGATTCACCAAAGTCGTGCAGTTAGACTTGGAACGTCCCGACCTTTCTATGAAAGATGTCCTGCATGAAGTTACTGACGCTCATTTGGTTATCTTTGCAGGTTGCATGACTCCTCAGTGGCAGGAAATTGACGAACACACCAAACAAGTTTTTGATTATCTGCAAAGTTTGGGTAGAAAAAACGTGCCAATTCTGGTTGGAGGGTATGCCACAAAGGGGGTGGAGGATATTGCACAAATCACTCCTTGGATAACTGCATTTTGTGATGGCGAGGGTGAAAAGTCAATCGTCGAAATTGCTCATGCCGTTGCTAGAGGGACTTTCTATAAAGATATGCCTCACTTACCAGGATTGTGTTTCGTAGATAAAGAAAGAAAATTCTGCCATTCCACTCCGAGTGCAGGTAAGATCTGGTTCCATCGTTCCATAGCCCCTAGGGTAAGCAACTTTGATGAGATTGACCAAAACTTAGGTCTTGTCCATGTTCCCCAAATTCATAACATGGACATATTTAAATCTCAGGATGGGAAACAATTGAAAACAGCCCAACTCTTCACCCAAAGGGGATGTCCTTGGGGCTGCGGATTCTGTAACAAAAGTACTGAAAGCAATCACGTTGTCAGGTTGAGTGAGGAATCTTTCCGCAGGCAATTAAGACAACTCAAACAGCGTGGATACGAAGCAGTTTATCTGGATGTTGACACCTTTACAGTTCACGAAAAAGCAGCAAGGCGAGAAGCAGAAATCCTCAAGCAGGAAGGATTTGTTTGGGGATCAAATACAAGAATCGACAAGATTGACTATGAACAGATGTGCTACCTAGTGGAGCATAACTGTGTGTATATGTTCTTTGGCGTAGAGCATACTCTGCCAGAAGTCTCGCTAGCAATCCATAAATTTAATGGCTCCCTCCAAAGTCAAATCAAGCAAGCACAAGATTACCCAGCAAAGGTTAAGAAAGTCTTTACAGACATGGGTAAAGCTGGGTTGCCAAGCAGCTACTTTATCATCTTGGGATTACCTAAGGCAAAACTTGATAAGGATAAAACAGAGGTTGTGGGTTATGAACCAACAACTTTTGAAGACGACATGAGTGCCATCCGCTTTGGACTCCAAGAGTGCAACCCAGATTTTCTGAATTTCAATATGCTGAGATTTATGCCTGGTAGTATTGCGGCTGATATGCCAGATCATCCAAGTTACTCGTGTGTGCGTCCTTCAGGAAAAAAGCCAATTACTGCTGGATACTTTTTACCAAGAGCTGCAAAGCATTATGGCTACCATATTCCCCAAAATCATGGAGTTTATCGGCTGTGTGAGTCGGTTGGGAGGAACCAACCCACTACTGTAGCAATGAATGCTCAAAGAGTTTACGAAACCATTCGTTGTACTATGGAACTGATTAACGCTAAGATTGATGCTGGGGGAAAACCCACAAAATTGTTTCTTGATAGAGATTTGCTGGCTTTTGGTTTAGTTGAAACAGATGAAAAGGGAAGGTATAAAATTGCTTCTCTAGAGGATTTTGTCGGTATTTAA
- a CDS encoding WD40 domain-containing protein translates to MENAAYMSQLPESFITEVATRSGVTQTELDALLLALNDFSGAEIASRLEISQAAVRKRLGESYRKFGIEGSGNKKLNNIKQKLLTQYQISKAISRTPREDWGEAVDVEGFWGREEEIVKLEQWIVGDSSQRCRLVAVLGIGGIGKTVLAARVAKKVQQDFDYLFWRSLHNVPHLGDLLTQLLQFLPKEAEPDLPDNDNSKILRLIDVLRKHRCLVILDKVEAVLRSGEGKAYERAGEYQQGYEKYGYFFKKVAEAGHKSCLLLTSREKPKQVAILEGKKLPVKVLHLLGLNREDASAILKDKGFSCSDAELSELVERYSGNPLALKMVATTVYDLFSNNIAEFLKQIHQETAVYGDIRTLLDQQFNRLSELEKQLMYWLAIHREYVSLTELKDNLITQEPATRVLEAVESLLRRSLIEKEADSSRFGQQSVVVEYVIEQLIEKTYQEICQGNCLGFVDNYPLMKARSLDYIRKTQERLILEPVKKKLLSTFGKELEPKLRRMLANLQQQSPLQKGYAAGNLINLLRQLQLDESQIDLSGRDFSNLAICQAYLKDVNLQDTSFTNADLTGSVFTETLSSLVSVRFSRDGEFFATGAINGEIRLWRTSDTKQLRIYRAHTAWVWSFAFSPDSQLLASGSADYTIKLWDVHTGECLHTFKEHTNKVYSVTFSPDSYILASASEDQTIKLWDVHTGSCLKTLKGHTNWVWSVTFNPVDHNTIASSSADSTIKLWDINTGECLKTLKGHSSQVYSVSFSPDGQLLASSSEDQTIKLWDLLTGKCRKTLNEHNGHSKKVYSVRFSPDGKTIGSCSEDRTIKLWDIDTSKCLRTLRGHNSQVWAIAFSPDGHTLISSSDDQTARLWDVATGNSLNVLQGYTRGVYSVAFSPDSQVLASGLDDHTIRLWDLHTNECHFIGEHQGRIRSVAFSPDGHILASGGADNTIKLWDLTDIGNSKCIRTLRGHTNWVWTVVFSPDGQTIASSSEDRTVRVWDTHTGECLKILEGHSHWVWTVAFSPNGSTLASGSADSTVKLWDVRTGECIATLADHKNLVWSVAFSPNGQFLASGSEDQTVRLWNLNTGECYKILQEHSQQVYSVAFSPDGQTLASASGDATVKLWQVSTGVCLDTLTRGHTGAIRSVAFSCVRAASPEGFGRLLASGSEDENIQLWDVQKCSRLRQLKSDRLYERMEITGITGLTDAEKSSLKALGAMESERARGL, encoded by the coding sequence ATGGAGAACGCTGCCTATATGTCTCAGCTTCCAGAAAGTTTTATTACAGAGGTAGCAACCAGGTCTGGTGTTACTCAAACAGAGCTAGATGCCTTGCTGCTGGCATTAAATGACTTCTCAGGTGCTGAGATAGCTTCCAGGTTGGAGATTTCCCAAGCAGCCGTGAGAAAAAGATTAGGAGAGAGCTACCGCAAATTTGGTATAGAAGGTAGTGGTAACAAAAAACTCAATAACATCAAGCAAAAGCTATTAACCCAATACCAAATAAGTAAAGCAATTAGCAGGACACCGCGTGAGGATTGGGGAGAAGCCGTAGATGTCGAGGGTTTTTGGGGTCGAGAAGAGGAAATTGTTAAGTTAGAGCAGTGGATTGTAGGAGATAGTTCCCAGCGCTGTCGATTGGTGGCGGTGCTAGGCATAGGAGGTATTGGCAAGACAGTTCTAGCAGCACGGGTTGCCAAAAAAGTACAGCAAGATTTTGATTACCTCTTTTGGCGATCGCTTCACAACGTTCCACATTTAGGAGATCTTCTCACACAGCTACTACAGTTTTTACCTAAAGAAGCTGAACCTGACTTGCCAGATAACGATAACAGCAAAATACTACGGCTGATTGATGTTTTAAGAAAACACCGTTGTTTGGTGATTTTGGATAAAGTGGAAGCCGTGCTACGCAGCGGTGAAGGCAAAGCTTACGAAAGGGCGGGAGAGTACCAACAAGGGTATGAGAAATACGGCTATTTCTTTAAGAAAGTGGCAGAAGCAGGACATAAGAGTTGTCTGCTGCTAACGAGCCGGGAAAAGCCTAAGCAAGTCGCAATACTGGAGGGGAAAAAGCTGCCAGTAAAGGTATTGCATCTTTTGGGACTGAACCGAGAAGACGCTAGTGCAATACTGAAAGATAAGGGATTTTCTTGTTCAGATGCCGAGTTAAGCGAATTAGTGGAACGATACTCCGGCAACCCTTTAGCGTTAAAGATGGTCGCTACCACAGTCTACGACTTATTTAGCAATAACATTGCTGAATTTTTAAAACAAATTCACCAAGAAACAGCAGTTTACGGAGATATTCGGACTCTTTTAGACCAGCAATTTAATCGCCTGTCAGAGTTGGAAAAACAACTGATGTACTGGCTGGCAATTCATCGCGAGTATGTTTCCCTAACAGAACTCAAAGACAACCTGATTACACAGGAACCTGCAACCAGAGTATTAGAAGCTGTAGAGTCTTTGTTGCGGCGATCGCTCATTGAAAAAGAAGCAGATTCCAGTAGGTTTGGTCAGCAGTCTGTGGTGGTGGAGTATGTCATAGAGCAATTGATTGAAAAGACTTATCAAGAAATCTGCCAAGGAAACTGTCTGGGATTTGTTGACAATTATCCACTGATGAAGGCACGCTCGCTTGATTATATCCGCAAAACACAAGAGCGATTAATTCTTGAACCAGTCAAAAAGAAACTACTCAGTACTTTTGGCAAAGAACTAGAACCCAAGTTACGTAGGATGCTAGCCAACTTACAACAGCAATCTCCACTACAGAAAGGATATGCTGCCGGCAACCTAATCAATCTGCTGCGTCAACTTCAGCTTGATGAATCACAAATTGATTTGAGTGGGCGGGATTTTTCCAATTTAGCTATTTGCCAAGCATATCTTAAAGATGTCAATTTACAGGATACTAGCTTTACAAACGCTGACCTGACTGGTTCGGTATTTACTGAAACACTATCAAGTTTGGTATCAGTTAGATTTAGTCGTGATGGAGAGTTTTTTGCCACAGGTGCGATTAATGGAGAAATTCGTCTGTGGCGAACTTCAGATACCAAACAACTTCGTATCTATAGAGCACATACTGCTTGGGTTTGGTCATTTGCCTTTAGTCCAGATAGTCAACTCCTAGCTAGTGGCAGTGCAGATTACACTATTAAACTCTGGGATGTACACACAGGCGAGTGTCTTCATACATTTAAAGAACATACCAATAAAGTATATTCCGTTACTTTTAGCCCAGATAGTTACATCTTGGCAAGTGCTAGTGAAGACCAAACCATTAAACTGTGGGATGTACACACTGGAAGTTGCTTGAAAACTCTCAAAGGTCATACCAATTGGGTTTGGTCAGTCACCTTCAATCCTGTTGACCACAACACCATTGCCAGTAGCAGCGCCGACAGTACAATCAAGCTTTGGGATATCAACACAGGTGAATGCCTGAAAACCTTAAAAGGACATAGTAGCCAGGTTTACTCTGTGAGTTTTAGTCCAGATGGGCAACTACTAGCTAGTAGCAGTGAAGACCAAACCATCAAACTTTGGGATCTTCTGACAGGAAAATGTAGGAAAACACTGAATGAACATAATGGACATAGCAAAAAAGTCTACTCTGTACGCTTTAGCCCTGATGGGAAAACCATTGGTAGCTGTAGCGAAGACCGGACAATCAAATTGTGGGACATTGATACAAGTAAATGTTTAAGAACCTTACGAGGGCATAATAGCCAGGTGTGGGCGATCGCCTTTAGTCCCGATGGACACACACTCATCAGCAGCAGTGATGACCAAACAGCAAGACTTTGGGATGTGGCAACAGGTAATTCTCTTAATGTATTGCAAGGCTACACCCGTGGTGTGTATTCAGTAGCATTTAGTCCAGACAGCCAAGTTCTTGCAAGTGGTCTTGATGACCACACAATCAGACTATGGGACTTGCATACAAATGAATGCCACTTTATAGGAGAACATCAAGGACGCATTCGCTCTGTTGCCTTTAGTCCAGATGGGCACATTCTCGCTAGTGGCGGTGCTGACAATACTATCAAGCTTTGGGACCTTACAGACATTGGCAACAGCAAATGCATCCGGACGCTTAGAGGACATACCAACTGGGTGTGGACAGTGGTTTTCAGCCCAGATGGGCAAACTATTGCCAGCAGCAGCGAAGACCGAACTGTTCGAGTATGGGATACTCACACAGGTGAGTGTCTCAAAATATTGGAAGGACATAGCCACTGGGTCTGGACGGTTGCTTTTAGTCCCAATGGTAGTACCCTTGCCAGTGGCAGTGCTGACAGTACAGTTAAGCTTTGGGATGTTCGCACAGGAGAATGTATTGCGACTTTAGCAGACCACAAAAACTTAGTTTGGTCAGTTGCATTTAGTCCCAATGGACAGTTTCTGGCAAGTGGTAGCGAAGACCAGACTGTTAGGCTATGGAACCTAAACACAGGCGAATGTTACAAAATTCTCCAGGAACACAGTCAACAAGTTTACTCAGTGGCTTTTAGCCCAGATGGCCAGACCCTTGCCAGTGCAAGTGGTGATGCCACAGTCAAGTTGTGGCAAGTTAGCACAGGTGTCTGTTTAGACACGCTTACACGGGGACACACAGGAGCGATTCGTTCGGTGGCGTTTAGTTGTGTTCGCGCAGCGTCCCCAGAGGGGTTTGGTCGGTTACTTGCAAGTGGTAGTGAAGATGAAAATATTCAGCTTTGGGATGTACAAAAGTGTAGCCGACTGCGCCAACTCAAGTCTGACCGACTTTACGAGCGTATGGAAATTACAGGGATTACTGGTCTAACAGATGCAGAGAAATCTTCTTTGAAAGCTTTAGGTGCAATGGAAAGTGAGCGCGCGCGCGGACTGTAG
- a CDS encoding MOSC domain-containing protein → MTKICVKELFIYPFKGLSSHKWVSVRVASPSGEAPPSEARVEVQVGYGIRGDRSFALMFKEDAQYPDSTKVPWMKKQHFAMQNDWAGLAALDCSYEAGTETLTVKRKGVELLVADTHSPTGRDRIAAFFTGYLAGIYPSQTARHPNHAPLQLVGEYGKTRYPDREAVHISLVSQATLDHLSEIAGLQVDVRRFRPNIVLDGVPAWGEFDWVGKEMQLGTARIAITARINRCLNIEVNPETGERDISLLSLLKKHFQHTQTGVLAQVITSGHVAIGDNVSRVE, encoded by the coding sequence ATGACCAAGATTTGTGTCAAAGAGTTATTCATATATCCATTTAAAGGGTTAAGTTCTCACAAGTGGGTTAGCGTTCGCGTAGCGTCTCCGTCAGGAGAAGCTCCTCCTTCGGAGGCTCGCGTTGAGGTGCAAGTTGGATATGGCATCAGGGGCGATCGCTCTTTTGCGTTAATGTTCAAAGAAGACGCCCAATATCCCGACTCTACAAAAGTCCCGTGGATGAAAAAGCAACACTTCGCCATGCAAAATGACTGGGCAGGACTAGCGGCGTTAGATTGTTCCTACGAAGCAGGTACTGAGACTTTAACAGTAAAGCGCAAAGGCGTAGAGTTATTAGTTGCTGATACGCATAGCCCTACAGGACGCGATCGCATTGCTGCCTTTTTCACAGGATACTTAGCAGGAATTTATCCCAGCCAAACAGCCAGACATCCAAACCACGCACCCTTGCAGCTTGTGGGAGAGTATGGCAAAACTCGCTATCCCGACCGGGAAGCTGTGCATATTTCTCTTGTCAGTCAGGCAACCCTTGACCATTTGAGTGAGATAGCAGGACTTCAGGTGGATGTCCGGCGTTTCCGCCCCAATATTGTTTTAGATGGTGTACCAGCCTGGGGAGAATTTGACTGGGTGGGCAAAGAAATGCAACTTGGTACAGCCCGAATTGCCATTACAGCTAGGATTAATCGCTGTTTAAATATAGAAGTCAATCCCGAAACAGGAGAACGAGATATCTCCCTGCTTTCTTTGCTAAAAAAGCATTTTCAACACACACAAACAGGTGTTTTGGCACAGGTCATTACCAGTGGTCATGTGGCAATTGGCGATAATGTCAGTCGTGTTGAGTGA
- a CDS encoding IS630 family transposase, translating to MPQYLEVIKKHIIAPVDKQKKIRYWCGNESRVGLKTEPGRLITTKGVKPIGIMQWKRDNFYLYGLVEPLTGEHFIWEFSHLNTACFNIFLEKFSETYSQDIHILQLDNGAFHFSQHLKLPENIVLLFQPPHTPQVNPIERLWEEVKRHLTWESFSTLDELREFIWKRLEQLNTSIVASITGWDFILDALFVSGFS from the coding sequence CTGCCACAATACCTAGAAGTAATTAAAAAACACATCATAGCACCAGTCGATAAACAAAAAAAAATTAGATATTGGTGTGGAAACGAAAGCCGTGTGGGGTTGAAGACTGAACCTGGGAGATTAATTACGACAAAAGGAGTCAAGCCCATCGGCATTATGCAATGGAAGCGGGATAATTTTTATTTATATGGATTAGTAGAACCATTAACTGGAGAGCATTTTATTTGGGAATTCTCTCATTTAAATACAGCTTGTTTCAATATTTTTTTAGAAAAATTCTCAGAGACTTATTCTCAAGATATACATATTCTTCAGTTAGATAATGGAGCGTTTCATTTTAGTCAGCATCTCAAACTACCAGAAAATATAGTTTTGTTATTTCAGCCTCCGCATACACCTCAAGTTAATCCAATTGAAAGATTGTGGGAGGAGGTTAAAAGGCATTTAACTTGGGAAAGCTTCTCAACTTTAGATGAATTAAGAGAATTTATTTGGAAGCGATTGGAACAATTAAACACATCAATCGTTGCTTCTATTACAGGTTGGGATTTTATTCTTGATGCTTTATTTGTATCAGGCTTTTCGTGA
- a CDS encoding helix-turn-helix domain-containing protein: protein MAGVTKVEIYESAEELQELLRKQKIVSSRERIQALYLLKIGHVKTIQDVAVVLGRARVTVQRWLKDYTESGIKGLLSTKKSPGRPPMINLQAREQLDRELQQPQGFKSYEEIRTWLKAVEGIEASYKVVHDTVRYQMKAKLKVPRAVGVKYDSEAELEFKKNCHNT, encoded by the coding sequence ATGGCTGGAGTCACCAAAGTAGAAATATATGAGTCAGCAGAAGAATTACAGGAACTGCTGAGAAAACAAAAAATAGTATCAAGTCGTGAACGGATTCAAGCGTTGTATTTGCTGAAAATAGGTCATGTAAAAACAATACAGGATGTAGCGGTGGTGCTAGGGAGAGCAAGGGTAACGGTACAAAGATGGTTGAAGGACTATACCGAATCAGGAATAAAAGGTTTATTGTCAACGAAAAAGAGTCCAGGAAGACCGCCAATGATTAACTTACAAGCAAGAGAGCAGCTAGACAGAGAACTTCAACAGCCACAGGGATTTAAAAGTTATGAAGAAATACGAACTTGGTTAAAAGCAGTGGAAGGGATAGAAGCATCATATAAAGTAGTACACGACACAGTGCGCTATCAAATGAAAGCGAAGCTAAAAGTACCGCGAGCCGTAGGTGTCAAATACGATAGTGAAGCAGAATTGGAATTTAAAAAAAACTGCCACAATACCTAG
- a CDS encoding FTR1 family iron permease yields the protein MNFSAALPTFVITLREGVEAALVVGIVLALLKKAKQQRLSPWVYAGVGVGIVVSALIGFLFTWIVQALSAINPQYSSVVEPLMEGVFSVLAIAMLSWMLIWMTKQAKFMKAQVEGALTDALKQDSYAGWGVFTLVFVAVVREGFETVLFIAANFQQGLIPSLGALGGIAVAAAIGVLLFQWGVKINIRQFFQVMGVFLVLIVAGLVVTALHKFDEAFATLALSNRASESLCFYYERFTKIHSCILGPMVWNTSNILPDEQFPGVVLKALFGYRQYLYVVQAVGYVVFLVTVGGLYFRSIMGTGSASAKNQPVAQK from the coding sequence ATGAACTTTAGTGCTGCCTTACCCACTTTTGTGATTACACTCCGAGAAGGAGTAGAAGCTGCTCTCGTAGTTGGCATTGTGCTAGCTTTGCTAAAAAAAGCTAAACAACAGCGACTAAGCCCTTGGGTCTATGCTGGTGTCGGCGTTGGCATCGTTGTCAGCGCACTGATAGGTTTTTTGTTCACTTGGATAGTTCAAGCACTAAGTGCAATTAATCCCCAATATTCATCAGTGGTTGAGCCATTGATGGAAGGTGTGTTCAGCGTGTTAGCAATTGCTATGCTTAGCTGGATGCTCATTTGGATGACCAAACAAGCCAAATTTATGAAGGCTCAGGTTGAAGGAGCGCTAACAGATGCCCTAAAGCAAGACTCGTATGCTGGTTGGGGTGTTTTTACTTTAGTATTTGTTGCCGTTGTGCGCGAAGGCTTTGAAACTGTTCTGTTCATCGCTGCTAACTTTCAACAGGGTCTTATTCCTAGCCTTGGTGCTCTTGGTGGGATTGCAGTCGCGGCTGCAATTGGCGTGCTGTTATTTCAATGGGGCGTTAAAATTAACATTCGCCAATTTTTCCAGGTCATGGGCGTTTTCTTAGTGTTGATTGTGGCTGGGCTAGTGGTGACAGCTTTGCATAAGTTTGACGAAGCTTTTGCTACCCTTGCTCTGAGCAATCGCGCCTCAGAAAGTCTTTGTTTTTATTACGAACGGTTTACTAAAATTCACTCTTGCATCTTGGGTCCAATGGTTTGGAATACTTCCAATATCTTGCCCGACGAACAGTTCCCTGGCGTTGTTCTTAAAGCCTTATTTGGGTATAGACAATATCTTTATGTTGTGCAAGCAGTGGGATATGTTGTGTTTTTGGTAACAGTTGGTGGTTTGTATTTCCGCAGCATCATGGGTACAGGAAGTGCTAGTGCTAAAAATCAGCCAGTTGCACAAAAATAG
- a CDS encoding ComEA family DNA-binding protein, with the protein MIKFRYISLTFATAAIISLSSCADTPTAQKSTAPTASSSSPTTEAVSHSGHSSKKQININSAILSELDKFEAQLGVPALSHKIQASRPYSSPEDLVSKKVITQEQFDQIKDQVTVQEVVLAGEAKDVDYMTKLGLMKGHLLVAKELLDQNQPKQAEPHIGHPVEEIYVDVEEQLNERKVKEFKTSLISLQDFVKSNPKSAKVKTDFASSMQSVDSAMTALPAAQRSQPRFVLQVMNALLDAANSEYGAAIADGKISAAIEYQDSRGFVNYVNDLYKGIASKMSQEHPEEHKAIETSMAELTKVWPSAIPPAKPVQTPEDVTKLVKTIEQNSQKVIDNSNTQAQR; encoded by the coding sequence ATGATAAAATTCCGTTACATTAGTCTAACTTTTGCTACTGCGGCAATCATCTCTCTAAGTTCTTGTGCCGATACGCCAACCGCACAAAAGTCAACCGCACCAACTGCTAGTTCCAGCTCCCCAACTACTGAGGCAGTTAGTCACAGCGGACACAGCAGCAAAAAGCAAATCAACATCAACAGTGCTATTCTGTCAGAGTTGGATAAGTTTGAGGCACAGCTTGGTGTTCCGGCATTATCACATAAAATTCAGGCAAGCCGTCCTTATAGCAGTCCTGAGGACTTGGTTTCTAAAAAGGTGATTACCCAGGAGCAATTTGACCAAATAAAAGACCAGGTAACTGTTCAGGAAGTGGTGCTCGCTGGGGAAGCAAAAGATGTTGACTACATGACCAAACTGGGGTTAATGAAAGGACACCTTTTGGTAGCAAAAGAACTGTTGGATCAGAATCAACCGAAACAGGCAGAACCTCATATTGGACATCCGGTTGAAGAGATTTATGTTGATGTAGAAGAGCAATTAAATGAGCGCAAAGTCAAAGAATTTAAGACATCTTTAATTAGTTTGCAAGATTTCGTCAAATCTAACCCTAAAAGTGCCAAAGTTAAAACTGATTTTGCCTCTTCCATGCAATCTGTTGATAGCGCGATGACAGCTTTACCAGCAGCTCAACGCTCGCAACCTAGATTCGTGCTACAGGTGATGAACGCTTTGCTAGATGCAGCTAACTCAGAATATGGTGCGGCGATCGCAGATGGGAAAATTTCCGCAGCCATTGAATATCAAGACTCCCGTGGCTTTGTCAACTACGTTAACGACTTATACAAAGGGATTGCTAGCAAAATGTCTCAAGAGCATCCCGAAGAACACAAAGCGATTGAAACTAGTATGGCTGAACTGACAAAAGTTTGGCCCTCTGCCATTCCACCAGCTAAACCAGTTCAGACTCCCGAAGATGTCACCAAGCTGGTGAAAACGATTGAGCAAAATTCTCAAAAAGTGATTGACAACTCTAACACTCAAGCGCAGCGATAG